A window of Castanea sativa cultivar Marrone di Chiusa Pesio chromosome 1, ASM4071231v1 contains these coding sequences:
- the LOC142631876 gene encoding proteinaceous RNase P 1, chloroplastic/mitochondrial-like isoform X5 gives MVSFTFNTLQQKHIFSITLCKYPLTLTPFKFPSFSSCSTFSPQKHTLKPSFFPLLVVRAHVSHTETKGSITDHTSTKTMNLRTAKENVVCFSSMRDMDERTQRKSVKILGGGSVVEKTERKLTKDKNRRKNLGFRRSKEMGSGKFSLRTRDENMMVYSLEKKPRKVDGNQVGKEDKGKGSKKNKDESSEVQLRSALDMCSKRGDVLGAIQLYDKALKEGIRLRQYHYTVLLYLCSSAAGGVIHPAKSGSGSRILNPLDSSNGVSNLNNIPVSHEQLVDFGRIDGTPDKMELNSSSNFQDFSSTSNKKNLSSFSNAFKKSTSQLLDRPNSPIKDVDDFSNTKDDQEEHKIQVGEDFKKYALQRGFEVYEKMCSDNVPMNEAALTSVARMAVSMSNGDLAFDIVKQMKPLGINPRLRSYGPALSYFCDSGDIDKAFAVEKHMLEHGVHPEEPELLALLRVSVGAGKGDKVYYLLHKLRTSLRKVSFTTADLIVKWFNSKAASRVGKTKWDTSLIKEAIENGGGGWHGQGWLGKGRWNVSYTTVGTDGLCNCCGERLALIDLDPKETENFAESVASIAIKKEKNSSFQKFQKWLDYYGPFEAVVDAANVGIYNQKRFVPSKVSAVVNGIRQKFPSKKWPLIVLHNKRITGHKMDAPVNKALIEKWKNADALFATPTGSNDDWYWLYAAIKFKCLIVTNDEMRDHTFQLLGNDFFPKWKERHQNHNLFSVRRDTQGHLLEPK, from the exons ATGGTCTCCTTTACGTTCAACACACTACAGCAAAAGCACATCTTCTCTATCACTCTCTGTAAGTACCCTCTGACACTCACGCCTTTTAAattcccttctttttcttcatgttCCACTTTCTCACCTCAAAAACACACACTTAAACCTAGTTTTTTCCCCCTTCTTGTAGTTAGAGCACATGTTAGTCACACTGAAACAAAGGGGTCTATCACGGACCacacttcaacaaaaaccatGAATTTAAGAACTGCTAAAGAAAATGTAGTTTGTTTTTCTTCTATGAGGGATATGGAtgaaagaacacaaagaaaGTCTGTGAAAATCCTTGGTGGTGGTTCAGTGGTGGAAAAGACGGAAAGGAAAttaacaaaagataaaaacagAAGGAAAAACTTGGGTTTTAGAAGAAGCAAGGAAATGGGTTCTGGGAAGTTTTCTCTAAGGACTAGAGATGAGAATATGATGGTATATTCTTTGGAGAAGAAACCCAGAAAAGTTGATGGTAATCAGGTAGGGAAGGAAGATAAGGGGAAGggctctaaaaaaaataaggatgaaTCTTCTGAAGTTCAGTTGAGGTCTGCATTGGATATGTGTTCGAAAAGAGGGGATGTCTTGGGTGCAATTCAATTGTATGATAAAGCACTTAAAGAAGGAATTAGGCTAAGACAGTACCATTATACTGTCCTATTGTATCTTTGTTCTTCTGCGGCTGGGGGTGTTATTCATCCTGCTAAAAGTGGGAGTGGTAGTAGGATTTTAAATCCATTGGACTCGTCTAATGGAGTttctaatttgaataatattCCGGTTTCACATGAGCAGCTAGTTGATTTTGGTAGAATTGATGGAACTCCTGATAAGATGGAGTTGAATTCTAGTAGTAACTTTCAAGATTTTAGTAGTACTTCGAACAAAAAGAACTTAAGCAGCTTTTCTAATGCCTTTAAAAAGTCAACTTCTCAGCTTTTGGATAGACCAAATTCTCCAATAAAGGATGTGGATGACTTTTCAAACACAAAAGATGACCAAGAAGAACATAAAATTCAGGTAGGTGAAGATTTCAAGAAGTATGCACTTCAAAGGGGATTTGAGGTATATGAGAAGATGTGTTCTGATAATGTCCCAATGAATGAAGCAGCATTGACATCTGTAGCTAGAATGGCAGTGTCAATGAGTAATGGTGACCTAGCATTTGATATAGTGAAGCAAATGAAGCCGTTGGGGATAAATCCAAGATTGCGTTCTTATGGTCCTGCCCTATCTTATTTTTGCGATAGTGGTGATATTGACAAAGCATTTGCTGTTGAGAAACACATGTTGGAGCATGGTGTCCATCCAGAAGAGCCTGAATTGTTGGCACTCCTAAGAGTAAGTGTAGGAGCTGGTAAAGGTGACAAGGTGTACTATTTGTTGCATAAACTAAGAACAAGCTTACGGAAGGTCTCATTCACTACTGCAGATTTGATTGTTAAATGGTTTAATAGCAAGGCAGCTTCAAGAGTGGGGAAAACAAAATGGGATACAAGTTTGATAAAGGAAGCAATTGAAAATGGAGGTGGAGGCTGGCATGGACAGGGTTGGTTGGGGAAAGGAAGGTGGAATGTTTCATATACTACTGTTGGAACTGATGGTTTGTGTAATTGCTGTGGGGAGAGATTGGCGCTGATTGACCTTGATCCTAAAGAAACAGAGAATTTTGCTGAGTCAGTTGCATCTATAGctataaagaaagagaaaaattcaaGCTTTCAGAAATTTCAA AAATGGCTTGACTATTATGGACCTTTTGAAGCAGTGGTAGATGCAGCTAATGTAGGTATTTATAACCAGAAGAGATTTGTACCATCCAAG GTCAGTGCTGTTGTTAATGGAATACGTCAGAAATTTCCTTCAAAGAAATGGCCTCTCATAGTTTTGCATAACAAGCGTATAACCGGACATAAGATGGATGCACCAGTAAATAAGGCCTTGATTGAGAAGTGGAAAAATGCTGATGCACTCTTTGCGACGCCTACTGGTTCAAATGATGATTG GTACTGGTTGTATGCAGCTATAAAGTTCAAGTGCTTAATTGTGACCAATGACGAGATGAGAGACCATACATTTCAACTTCTAGGAAATGATTTCTTCCCAAAATGGAAGGAGAGGCACCAA AATCACAATCTCTTCAGTGTAAGAAGGGACACTCAAGGTCATCTGCTGGAACCGAAGTAA
- the LOC142631876 gene encoding proteinaceous RNase P 1, chloroplastic/mitochondrial-like isoform X1: protein MVSFTFNTLQQKHIFSITLCKYPLTLTPFKFPSFSSCSTFSPQKHTLKPSFFPLLVVRAHVSHTETKGSITDHTSTKTMNLRTAKENVVCFSSMRDMDERTQRKSVKILGGGSVVEKTERKLTKDKNRRKNLGFRRSKEMGSGKFSLRTRDENMMVYSLEKKPRKVDGNQVGKEDKGKGSKKNKDESSEVQLRSALDMCSKRGDVLGAIQLYDKALKEGIRLRQYHYTVLLYLCSSAAGGVIHPAKSGSGSRILNPLDSSNGVSNLNNIPVSHEQLVDFGRIDGTPDKMELNSSSNFQDFSSTSNKKNLSSFSNAFKKSTSQLLDRPNSPIKDVDDFSNTKDDQEEHKIQVGEDFKKYALQRGFEVYEKMCSDNVPMNEAALTSVARMAVSMSNGDLAFDIVKQMKPLGINPRLRSYGPALSYFCDSGDIDKAFAVEKHMLEHGVHPEEPELLALLRVSVGAGKGDKVYYLLHKLRTSLRKVSFTTADLIVKWFNSKAASRVGKTKWDTSLIKEAIENGGGGWHGQGWLGKGRWNVSYTTVGTDGLCNCCGERLALIDLDPKETENFAESVASIAIKKEKNSSFQKFQKWLDYYGPFEAVVDAANVGIYNQKRFVPSKVSAVVNGIRQKFPSKKWPLIVLHNKRITGHKMDAPVNKALIEKWKNADALFATPTGSNDDWYWLYAAIKFKCLIVTNDEMRDHTFQLLGNDFFPKWKERHQVHFSFSDSGPVFHMPPSCSVLIQESDQGHWHVPVVSERDYEAKRTWLCITRAKLSAARKDSVTSPEESQSLQCKKGHSRSSAGTEVKSQPNHANLENAKSQSQEIYKNLRDILSASLCLNHQTILPQLEAAEMFGNCIIDFQI from the exons ATGGTCTCCTTTACGTTCAACACACTACAGCAAAAGCACATCTTCTCTATCACTCTCTGTAAGTACCCTCTGACACTCACGCCTTTTAAattcccttctttttcttcatgttCCACTTTCTCACCTCAAAAACACACACTTAAACCTAGTTTTTTCCCCCTTCTTGTAGTTAGAGCACATGTTAGTCACACTGAAACAAAGGGGTCTATCACGGACCacacttcaacaaaaaccatGAATTTAAGAACTGCTAAAGAAAATGTAGTTTGTTTTTCTTCTATGAGGGATATGGAtgaaagaacacaaagaaaGTCTGTGAAAATCCTTGGTGGTGGTTCAGTGGTGGAAAAGACGGAAAGGAAAttaacaaaagataaaaacagAAGGAAAAACTTGGGTTTTAGAAGAAGCAAGGAAATGGGTTCTGGGAAGTTTTCTCTAAGGACTAGAGATGAGAATATGATGGTATATTCTTTGGAGAAGAAACCCAGAAAAGTTGATGGTAATCAGGTAGGGAAGGAAGATAAGGGGAAGggctctaaaaaaaataaggatgaaTCTTCTGAAGTTCAGTTGAGGTCTGCATTGGATATGTGTTCGAAAAGAGGGGATGTCTTGGGTGCAATTCAATTGTATGATAAAGCACTTAAAGAAGGAATTAGGCTAAGACAGTACCATTATACTGTCCTATTGTATCTTTGTTCTTCTGCGGCTGGGGGTGTTATTCATCCTGCTAAAAGTGGGAGTGGTAGTAGGATTTTAAATCCATTGGACTCGTCTAATGGAGTttctaatttgaataatattCCGGTTTCACATGAGCAGCTAGTTGATTTTGGTAGAATTGATGGAACTCCTGATAAGATGGAGTTGAATTCTAGTAGTAACTTTCAAGATTTTAGTAGTACTTCGAACAAAAAGAACTTAAGCAGCTTTTCTAATGCCTTTAAAAAGTCAACTTCTCAGCTTTTGGATAGACCAAATTCTCCAATAAAGGATGTGGATGACTTTTCAAACACAAAAGATGACCAAGAAGAACATAAAATTCAGGTAGGTGAAGATTTCAAGAAGTATGCACTTCAAAGGGGATTTGAGGTATATGAGAAGATGTGTTCTGATAATGTCCCAATGAATGAAGCAGCATTGACATCTGTAGCTAGAATGGCAGTGTCAATGAGTAATGGTGACCTAGCATTTGATATAGTGAAGCAAATGAAGCCGTTGGGGATAAATCCAAGATTGCGTTCTTATGGTCCTGCCCTATCTTATTTTTGCGATAGTGGTGATATTGACAAAGCATTTGCTGTTGAGAAACACATGTTGGAGCATGGTGTCCATCCAGAAGAGCCTGAATTGTTGGCACTCCTAAGAGTAAGTGTAGGAGCTGGTAAAGGTGACAAGGTGTACTATTTGTTGCATAAACTAAGAACAAGCTTACGGAAGGTCTCATTCACTACTGCAGATTTGATTGTTAAATGGTTTAATAGCAAGGCAGCTTCAAGAGTGGGGAAAACAAAATGGGATACAAGTTTGATAAAGGAAGCAATTGAAAATGGAGGTGGAGGCTGGCATGGACAGGGTTGGTTGGGGAAAGGAAGGTGGAATGTTTCATATACTACTGTTGGAACTGATGGTTTGTGTAATTGCTGTGGGGAGAGATTGGCGCTGATTGACCTTGATCCTAAAGAAACAGAGAATTTTGCTGAGTCAGTTGCATCTATAGctataaagaaagagaaaaattcaaGCTTTCAGAAATTTCAA AAATGGCTTGACTATTATGGACCTTTTGAAGCAGTGGTAGATGCAGCTAATGTAGGTATTTATAACCAGAAGAGATTTGTACCATCCAAG GTCAGTGCTGTTGTTAATGGAATACGTCAGAAATTTCCTTCAAAGAAATGGCCTCTCATAGTTTTGCATAACAAGCGTATAACCGGACATAAGATGGATGCACCAGTAAATAAGGCCTTGATTGAGAAGTGGAAAAATGCTGATGCACTCTTTGCGACGCCTACTGGTTCAAATGATGATTG GTACTGGTTGTATGCAGCTATAAAGTTCAAGTGCTTAATTGTGACCAATGACGAGATGAGAGACCATACATTTCAACTTCTAGGAAATGATTTCTTCCCAAAATGGAAGGAGAGGCACCAA gTGCATTTCAGTTTTTCTGATTCTGGTCCAGTCTTTCACATGCCTCCTTCTTGCTCTGTTTTAATTCAG GAATCTGATCAAGGACACTGGCATGTTCCAGTTGTATCAGAACGCGATTATGAAGCCAAAAGAACATGGCTATGTATTACACGTGCTAAATTAAGTGCAGCAAGGAAAGATTCCGTCACAAGTCCTGAAG AATCACAATCTCTTCAGTGTAAGAAGGGACACTCAAGGTCATCTGCTGGAACCGAAGTAAAGTCACAACCGAATCATGCAAACCTTGAAAATGCTAAAAGCCAATCTCAGGAAATCTACAAAAATCTCAGAGATATTCTGTCAGCATCTTTGTGCTTAAATCATCAAACAATACTACCACAGCTTGAGGCTGCAGAGATGTTTGGTAACTGTataattgattttcaaatatAA
- the LOC142631876 gene encoding proteinaceous RNase P 1, chloroplastic/mitochondrial-like isoform X3 has translation MVSFTFNTLQQKHIFSITLFRAHVSHTETKGSITDHTSTKTMNLRTAKENVVCFSSMRDMDERTQRKSVKILGGGSVVEKTERKLTKDKNRRKNLGFRRSKEMGSGKFSLRTRDENMMVYSLEKKPRKVDGNQVGKEDKGKGSKKNKDESSEVQLRSALDMCSKRGDVLGAIQLYDKALKEGIRLRQYHYTVLLYLCSSAAGGVIHPAKSGSGSRILNPLDSSNGVSNLNNIPVSHEQLVDFGRIDGTPDKMELNSSSNFQDFSSTSNKKNLSSFSNAFKKSTSQLLDRPNSPIKDVDDFSNTKDDQEEHKIQVGEDFKKYALQRGFEVYEKMCSDNVPMNEAALTSVARMAVSMSNGDLAFDIVKQMKPLGINPRLRSYGPALSYFCDSGDIDKAFAVEKHMLEHGVHPEEPELLALLRVSVGAGKGDKVYYLLHKLRTSLRKVSFTTADLIVKWFNSKAASRVGKTKWDTSLIKEAIENGGGGWHGQGWLGKGRWNVSYTTVGTDGLCNCCGERLALIDLDPKETENFAESVASIAIKKEKNSSFQKFQKWLDYYGPFEAVVDAANVGIYNQKRFVPSKVSAVVNGIRQKFPSKKWPLIVLHNKRITGHKMDAPVNKALIEKWKNADALFATPTGSNDDWYWLYAAIKFKCLIVTNDEMRDHTFQLLGNDFFPKWKERHQVHFSFSDSGPVFHMPPSCSVLIQESDQGHWHVPVVSERDYEAKRTWLCITRAKLSAARKDSVTSPEESQSLQCKKGHSRSSAGTEVKSQPNHANLENAKSQSQEIYKNLRDILSASLCLNHQTILPQLEAAEMFGNCIIDFQI, from the exons ATGGTCTCCTTTACGTTCAACACACTACAGCAAAAGCACATCTTCTCTATCACTCTCT TTAGAGCACATGTTAGTCACACTGAAACAAAGGGGTCTATCACGGACCacacttcaacaaaaaccatGAATTTAAGAACTGCTAAAGAAAATGTAGTTTGTTTTTCTTCTATGAGGGATATGGAtgaaagaacacaaagaaaGTCTGTGAAAATCCTTGGTGGTGGTTCAGTGGTGGAAAAGACGGAAAGGAAAttaacaaaagataaaaacagAAGGAAAAACTTGGGTTTTAGAAGAAGCAAGGAAATGGGTTCTGGGAAGTTTTCTCTAAGGACTAGAGATGAGAATATGATGGTATATTCTTTGGAGAAGAAACCCAGAAAAGTTGATGGTAATCAGGTAGGGAAGGAAGATAAGGGGAAGggctctaaaaaaaataaggatgaaTCTTCTGAAGTTCAGTTGAGGTCTGCATTGGATATGTGTTCGAAAAGAGGGGATGTCTTGGGTGCAATTCAATTGTATGATAAAGCACTTAAAGAAGGAATTAGGCTAAGACAGTACCATTATACTGTCCTATTGTATCTTTGTTCTTCTGCGGCTGGGGGTGTTATTCATCCTGCTAAAAGTGGGAGTGGTAGTAGGATTTTAAATCCATTGGACTCGTCTAATGGAGTttctaatttgaataatattCCGGTTTCACATGAGCAGCTAGTTGATTTTGGTAGAATTGATGGAACTCCTGATAAGATGGAGTTGAATTCTAGTAGTAACTTTCAAGATTTTAGTAGTACTTCGAACAAAAAGAACTTAAGCAGCTTTTCTAATGCCTTTAAAAAGTCAACTTCTCAGCTTTTGGATAGACCAAATTCTCCAATAAAGGATGTGGATGACTTTTCAAACACAAAAGATGACCAAGAAGAACATAAAATTCAGGTAGGTGAAGATTTCAAGAAGTATGCACTTCAAAGGGGATTTGAGGTATATGAGAAGATGTGTTCTGATAATGTCCCAATGAATGAAGCAGCATTGACATCTGTAGCTAGAATGGCAGTGTCAATGAGTAATGGTGACCTAGCATTTGATATAGTGAAGCAAATGAAGCCGTTGGGGATAAATCCAAGATTGCGTTCTTATGGTCCTGCCCTATCTTATTTTTGCGATAGTGGTGATATTGACAAAGCATTTGCTGTTGAGAAACACATGTTGGAGCATGGTGTCCATCCAGAAGAGCCTGAATTGTTGGCACTCCTAAGAGTAAGTGTAGGAGCTGGTAAAGGTGACAAGGTGTACTATTTGTTGCATAAACTAAGAACAAGCTTACGGAAGGTCTCATTCACTACTGCAGATTTGATTGTTAAATGGTTTAATAGCAAGGCAGCTTCAAGAGTGGGGAAAACAAAATGGGATACAAGTTTGATAAAGGAAGCAATTGAAAATGGAGGTGGAGGCTGGCATGGACAGGGTTGGTTGGGGAAAGGAAGGTGGAATGTTTCATATACTACTGTTGGAACTGATGGTTTGTGTAATTGCTGTGGGGAGAGATTGGCGCTGATTGACCTTGATCCTAAAGAAACAGAGAATTTTGCTGAGTCAGTTGCATCTATAGctataaagaaagagaaaaattcaaGCTTTCAGAAATTTCAA AAATGGCTTGACTATTATGGACCTTTTGAAGCAGTGGTAGATGCAGCTAATGTAGGTATTTATAACCAGAAGAGATTTGTACCATCCAAG GTCAGTGCTGTTGTTAATGGAATACGTCAGAAATTTCCTTCAAAGAAATGGCCTCTCATAGTTTTGCATAACAAGCGTATAACCGGACATAAGATGGATGCACCAGTAAATAAGGCCTTGATTGAGAAGTGGAAAAATGCTGATGCACTCTTTGCGACGCCTACTGGTTCAAATGATGATTG GTACTGGTTGTATGCAGCTATAAAGTTCAAGTGCTTAATTGTGACCAATGACGAGATGAGAGACCATACATTTCAACTTCTAGGAAATGATTTCTTCCCAAAATGGAAGGAGAGGCACCAA gTGCATTTCAGTTTTTCTGATTCTGGTCCAGTCTTTCACATGCCTCCTTCTTGCTCTGTTTTAATTCAG GAATCTGATCAAGGACACTGGCATGTTCCAGTTGTATCAGAACGCGATTATGAAGCCAAAAGAACATGGCTATGTATTACACGTGCTAAATTAAGTGCAGCAAGGAAAGATTCCGTCACAAGTCCTGAAG AATCACAATCTCTTCAGTGTAAGAAGGGACACTCAAGGTCATCTGCTGGAACCGAAGTAAAGTCACAACCGAATCATGCAAACCTTGAAAATGCTAAAAGCCAATCTCAGGAAATCTACAAAAATCTCAGAGATATTCTGTCAGCATCTTTGTGCTTAAATCATCAAACAATACTACCACAGCTTGAGGCTGCAGAGATGTTTGGTAACTGTataattgattttcaaatatAA
- the LOC142631876 gene encoding proteinaceous RNase P 1, chloroplastic/mitochondrial-like isoform X2 gives MVSFTFNTLQQKHIFSITLCKYPLTLTPFKFPSFSSCSTFSPQKHTLKPSFFPLLVVRAHVSHTETKGSITDHTSTKTMNLRTAKENVVCFSSMRDMDERTQRKSVKILGGGSVVEKTERKLTKDKNRRKNLGFRRSKEMGSGKFSLRTRDENMMVYSLEKKPRKVDGNQVGKEDKGKGSKKNKDESSEVQLRSALDMCSKRGDVLGAIQLYDKALKEGIRLRQYHYTVLLYLCSSAAGGVIHPAKSGSGSRILNPLDSSNGVSNLNNIPVSHEQLVDFGRIDGTPDKMELNSSSNFQDFSSTSNKKNLSSFSNAFKKSTSQLLDRPNSPIKDVDDFSNTKDDQEEHKIQVGEDFKKYALQRGFEVYEKMCSDNVPMNEAALTSVARMAVSMSNGDLAFDIVKQMKPLGINPRLRSYGPALSYFCDSGDIDKAFAVEKHMLEHGVHPEEPELLALLRVSVGAGKGDKVYYLLHKLRTSLRKVSFTTADLIVKWFNSKAASRVGKTKWDTSLIKEAIENGGGGWHGQGWLGKGRWNVSYTTVGTDGLCNCCGERLALIDLDPKETENFAESVASIAIKKEKNSSFQKFQKWLDYYGPFEAVVDAANVGIYNQKRFVPSKVSAVVNGIRQKFPSKKWPLIVLHNKRITGHKMDAPVNKALIEKWKNADALFATPTGSNDDWYWLYAAIKFKCLIVTNDEMRDHTFQLLGNDFFPKWKERHQESDQGHWHVPVVSERDYEAKRTWLCITRAKLSAARKDSVTSPEESQSLQCKKGHSRSSAGTEVKSQPNHANLENAKSQSQEIYKNLRDILSASLCLNHQTILPQLEAAEMFGNCIIDFQI, from the exons ATGGTCTCCTTTACGTTCAACACACTACAGCAAAAGCACATCTTCTCTATCACTCTCTGTAAGTACCCTCTGACACTCACGCCTTTTAAattcccttctttttcttcatgttCCACTTTCTCACCTCAAAAACACACACTTAAACCTAGTTTTTTCCCCCTTCTTGTAGTTAGAGCACATGTTAGTCACACTGAAACAAAGGGGTCTATCACGGACCacacttcaacaaaaaccatGAATTTAAGAACTGCTAAAGAAAATGTAGTTTGTTTTTCTTCTATGAGGGATATGGAtgaaagaacacaaagaaaGTCTGTGAAAATCCTTGGTGGTGGTTCAGTGGTGGAAAAGACGGAAAGGAAAttaacaaaagataaaaacagAAGGAAAAACTTGGGTTTTAGAAGAAGCAAGGAAATGGGTTCTGGGAAGTTTTCTCTAAGGACTAGAGATGAGAATATGATGGTATATTCTTTGGAGAAGAAACCCAGAAAAGTTGATGGTAATCAGGTAGGGAAGGAAGATAAGGGGAAGggctctaaaaaaaataaggatgaaTCTTCTGAAGTTCAGTTGAGGTCTGCATTGGATATGTGTTCGAAAAGAGGGGATGTCTTGGGTGCAATTCAATTGTATGATAAAGCACTTAAAGAAGGAATTAGGCTAAGACAGTACCATTATACTGTCCTATTGTATCTTTGTTCTTCTGCGGCTGGGGGTGTTATTCATCCTGCTAAAAGTGGGAGTGGTAGTAGGATTTTAAATCCATTGGACTCGTCTAATGGAGTttctaatttgaataatattCCGGTTTCACATGAGCAGCTAGTTGATTTTGGTAGAATTGATGGAACTCCTGATAAGATGGAGTTGAATTCTAGTAGTAACTTTCAAGATTTTAGTAGTACTTCGAACAAAAAGAACTTAAGCAGCTTTTCTAATGCCTTTAAAAAGTCAACTTCTCAGCTTTTGGATAGACCAAATTCTCCAATAAAGGATGTGGATGACTTTTCAAACACAAAAGATGACCAAGAAGAACATAAAATTCAGGTAGGTGAAGATTTCAAGAAGTATGCACTTCAAAGGGGATTTGAGGTATATGAGAAGATGTGTTCTGATAATGTCCCAATGAATGAAGCAGCATTGACATCTGTAGCTAGAATGGCAGTGTCAATGAGTAATGGTGACCTAGCATTTGATATAGTGAAGCAAATGAAGCCGTTGGGGATAAATCCAAGATTGCGTTCTTATGGTCCTGCCCTATCTTATTTTTGCGATAGTGGTGATATTGACAAAGCATTTGCTGTTGAGAAACACATGTTGGAGCATGGTGTCCATCCAGAAGAGCCTGAATTGTTGGCACTCCTAAGAGTAAGTGTAGGAGCTGGTAAAGGTGACAAGGTGTACTATTTGTTGCATAAACTAAGAACAAGCTTACGGAAGGTCTCATTCACTACTGCAGATTTGATTGTTAAATGGTTTAATAGCAAGGCAGCTTCAAGAGTGGGGAAAACAAAATGGGATACAAGTTTGATAAAGGAAGCAATTGAAAATGGAGGTGGAGGCTGGCATGGACAGGGTTGGTTGGGGAAAGGAAGGTGGAATGTTTCATATACTACTGTTGGAACTGATGGTTTGTGTAATTGCTGTGGGGAGAGATTGGCGCTGATTGACCTTGATCCTAAAGAAACAGAGAATTTTGCTGAGTCAGTTGCATCTATAGctataaagaaagagaaaaattcaaGCTTTCAGAAATTTCAA AAATGGCTTGACTATTATGGACCTTTTGAAGCAGTGGTAGATGCAGCTAATGTAGGTATTTATAACCAGAAGAGATTTGTACCATCCAAG GTCAGTGCTGTTGTTAATGGAATACGTCAGAAATTTCCTTCAAAGAAATGGCCTCTCATAGTTTTGCATAACAAGCGTATAACCGGACATAAGATGGATGCACCAGTAAATAAGGCCTTGATTGAGAAGTGGAAAAATGCTGATGCACTCTTTGCGACGCCTACTGGTTCAAATGATGATTG GTACTGGTTGTATGCAGCTATAAAGTTCAAGTGCTTAATTGTGACCAATGACGAGATGAGAGACCATACATTTCAACTTCTAGGAAATGATTTCTTCCCAAAATGGAAGGAGAGGCACCAA GAATCTGATCAAGGACACTGGCATGTTCCAGTTGTATCAGAACGCGATTATGAAGCCAAAAGAACATGGCTATGTATTACACGTGCTAAATTAAGTGCAGCAAGGAAAGATTCCGTCACAAGTCCTGAAG AATCACAATCTCTTCAGTGTAAGAAGGGACACTCAAGGTCATCTGCTGGAACCGAAGTAAAGTCACAACCGAATCATGCAAACCTTGAAAATGCTAAAAGCCAATCTCAGGAAATCTACAAAAATCTCAGAGATATTCTGTCAGCATCTTTGTGCTTAAATCATCAAACAATACTACCACAGCTTGAGGCTGCAGAGATGTTTGGTAACTGTataattgattttcaaatatAA